The window GCTTCTTGCTCCGTTACGGCGATTGAATCAAGAGACGGGGATATTTCGTCTGTTGGCGAGGATGAAGTGTTTGGAGTAATAAGCTCTCTATTGTCGGGAATCAGAGAGATACCATGTCGATCCTCATAGTGACCGTCTCATCCGCCGGAATGTACACTTCATTCGACCAGTCCTTATAGCCGGTCTTCTTAAGGTCGATAAGGTGTTTTCCTGTCGGTAGCGATATTTTGCCGGCCAGCGGCGTAATTCCCATGAATTTACCGTTTATGAAGACCCTGATTCCTGCCGCGGTGGCGAAAAGAAGATCTCCGCTTTTCATTTCGAGATATATCCTTCTGCGGGAAAGTTCGCCCCTGGTGATGATGATCGTCTCCGTATATTCAGTAAAATCCTTCTGTTTACAGCTGATCGAATGTGTCCCCGCTTCTATCTCGGAAGGACCGTACCTGTTACCTGAAAGCCGGAATATTCCGTCGATGACGATATCGGCTTCAGGCTCGACTATTATATCGATGAATCCCGCTGTTTCCTCTTCCCGCGGATCAGCTGGTTCTTCGATCTTTGAAACCAGTTCGTCTGTGCCGGCAGGCTCCTGTATTTCTGCCGCGGCCTCCTGGAGGGGAGATGCTGAATCAGCTGCCGTGAATGTCGACGGAAGGGGAGAGACCGGCACTTCGATATAAACCGTTTCGGCCGGGACCGGTTGTCCTTGAATTATGACAGCACTCGTATCCGCGATAGTGGAATAAATTCCATCGATCCCGATTCCCGGCGGCAAAGAGGCGGGAAGGACTCCCTGCGCGTCGTGTTTTCTTAACCTGCCGGTAAATTCGTAGATCGATTCTCTCGCTTTAGAAAGAAGATCAGGGTTGGAATAGAGATAGAAAGAACTGACGGCAAGTGCCGCTGCTATCATGAAAGTAGAAAGGATCTTTTTTCTTTTCGTTTTGTTCCTCTTCTTTTTCACCTTTGTCTCCGGTAGCTTCGGTCTCCCCGCTACAAGCCGTTTTAATATGTTTTTCGCTTCGATGATCTTTTCACGCCCGATTATCGTTTCGATCTCACGGGCCATATCGAGAGCCGTACCGTACCTTTTTGACGGTTCCCTGTTGAGAGCCTTCATCACGATAGATTCCACTTCGGGGCTTATGGAACTCCGTATCTTCGAGGGCGCTTTGATCGAACTGTTGATTATGTTCTGAATGACGGCAGCATAGTTTGCTCCGGAAAACGGTTGATGTCCCGTAGCCATTTCATAACATATAGTCCCGAGGGAAAAGAGGTCGCTTCTTCCGTCGACTCCCTCGCCTATCGCCTGTTCAGGCGACATGTAAAGGGGAGTGCCGAGAAGGGTGTCGGCGATAGTCTGTTCCAGATGCGCCTGGCTCAACTTAACCAGACCGAAGTCGGTTATCTTGACCTGTCCTTCATTGGTGATCATGATATTGGCCGGCTTTATATCGCGGTGGATGATCCCCCTCTGGTGAGCGTGATCAAGCCCGAGGCATATCTCCCTGGCTATCAGAAGGGTCAGATCATTCCCCAGGGGACCGTTTTTTTCCAGGACTTCCTTAAGAGTCGATCCATTGATATATTCCATTACGATATAATAACTGTTTCCGGCAGTCCCGGTATCTATGATCCTGACTATATTCTCGTGGTCGAGGCTCGCGGCGGATTTTGCTTCAAGTTCGAATCTTCCGGTAAAATTCCTGTCCGATGTAAGGTGGGAATGCAGTTTCTTGATGACGACTTCTCTGTCGAGCGATTTCTGGATCGCCTTGTAAAGTACGGAAGTCCCCCCCGTGGCGATCGTGTTCAGTATCTGATAGTTCCTGTTTTCCATCATTATTACCTTGCCGTCGCGAGTCTCGACGCGAGAGATTCTGGCAATCCCTGGCTCCGGATCTTCTTCTGGGCGCCGAGGATATCATACGCCACCCTGTGTATCGTTATTCTTTTCTCGGCGAAGTCGAGGGACGCGTAACTCGCTTCGTTCTTTCCGTCACGGGGCTGACCCACGCTTCCCGGGTTGACAAGATACCTCCTTCCCGGTTCAATATATATCGACGTTCCGTTTTCCACCCGTGCTCCCGTGTCCTCCCCGAAGCTTATCACTCCGGGAATATGCGTATGTCCGATGAAGATGAACCTGTCGCTGAATTCGTGGAAGATCCGCTCTGCCTGCGAGATCGTATATATATATTCCCATTCAAGAGGAGCAGATGGT of the Candidatus Krumholzibacteriota bacterium genome contains:
- a CDS encoding metallophosphoesterase family protein translates to MKIIVYSDIHANIEALEKVVTDLEARRPDLTVSLGDVVGYGGDPSACVELVERRSDIRICGNHDFAASRSSGGERFNITAALSIEWTRNALSEDEKSILREYPAMESRDECLFAHSSPSAPLEWEYIYTISQAERIFHEFSDRFIFIGHTHIPGVISFGEDTGARVENGTSIYIEPGRRYLVNPGSVGQPRDGKNEASYASLDFAEKRITIHRVAYDILGAQKKIRSQGLPESLASRLATAR
- a CDS encoding serine/threonine protein kinase, whose product is MENRNYQILNTIATGGTSVLYKAIQKSLDREVVIKKLHSHLTSDRNFTGRFELEAKSAASLDHENIVRIIDTGTAGNSYYIVMEYINGSTLKEVLEKNGPLGNDLTLLIAREICLGLDHAHQRGIIHRDIKPANIMITNEGQVKITDFGLVKLSQAHLEQTIADTLLGTPLYMSPEQAIGEGVDGRSDLFSLGTICYEMATGHQPFSGANYAAVIQNIINSSIKAPSKIRSSISPEVESIVMKALNREPSKRYGTALDMAREIETIIGREKIIEAKNILKRLVAGRPKLPETKVKKKRNKTKRKKILSTFMIAAALAVSSFYLYSNPDLLSKARESIYEFTGRLRKHDAQGVLPASLPPGIGIDGIYSTIADTSAVIIQGQPVPAETVYIEVPVSPLPSTFTAADSASPLQEAAAEIQEPAGTDELVSKIEEPADPREEETAGFIDIIVEPEADIVIDGIFRLSGNRYGPSEIEAGTHSISCKQKDFTEYTETIIITRGELSRRRIYLEMKSGDLLFATAAGIRVFINGKFMGITPLAGKISLPTGKHLIDLKKTGYKDWSNEVYIPADETVTMRIDMVSL